Proteins from a genomic interval of Methanofollis formosanus:
- a CDS encoding argininosuccinate synthase, protein MGKGKVVLAFSGGLDTSICVPLLKEHYGFDEVVTVAVDVGQPQHEVEEATKKGEKIADRHYTIDAREQFVREHVFRAIKANGSYEGYPMGTALARPLIAEEIVAVARKEDAVAIAHGCTGKGNDQLRFDFIFRAHGYEVVAPIREMNLTREWEIEYAEEHGIPVPVKKEKPWSIDENFWSRSIEGGKLEDPAYHPPEEIYAWTASLTDAPDEPEVISIGFEQGVPVSLNGKTMAGEDLIKELNVIAGRHSVGRNDMMEDRILGLKARENYEHPAATVLLAAHHDLERLVLTRQELAFKQVIDAKWSELAYMGLVHEPLYADLNAFVDTTQERVTGTVDCMLFKGGVHIMGRSAPQALYSDDLVSFDSKTIDQCDAVGVSKYFGMQARLLQKVRKN, encoded by the coding sequence ATGGGAAAAGGAAAAGTTGTTCTTGCCTTCTCGGGCGGGCTTGACACCTCGATCTGCGTTCCCCTCCTCAAGGAGCACTATGGCTTCGATGAGGTCGTCACCGTCGCAGTCGACGTCGGCCAGCCGCAGCACGAGGTTGAGGAAGCCACGAAGAAAGGCGAAAAGATTGCGGACCGCCACTACACCATCGACGCAAGGGAGCAGTTCGTCAGGGAGCACGTCTTCAGAGCGATCAAGGCCAACGGGTCGTACGAGGGCTACCCGATGGGTACCGCACTCGCCAGACCGCTCATCGCCGAAGAGATCGTGGCCGTCGCCAGGAAGGAGGACGCCGTGGCCATCGCCCACGGGTGCACCGGCAAGGGCAACGACCAGCTCCGCTTCGACTTCATCTTCAGGGCGCACGGCTACGAGGTCGTCGCCCCGATCAGGGAGATGAACCTCACCAGGGAGTGGGAGATCGAGTACGCCGAAGAGCACGGCATCCCGGTCCCGGTCAAGAAGGAGAAGCCCTGGTCCATCGACGAGAATTTCTGGTCCCGGAGCATCGAGGGCGGGAAACTCGAGGATCCGGCCTACCATCCCCCTGAGGAGATCTATGCCTGGACCGCCTCCCTCACCGACGCCCCCGACGAGCCCGAGGTCATCTCCATCGGGTTCGAGCAGGGCGTGCCGGTCTCCCTCAACGGGAAGACGATGGCAGGCGAAGACCTGATCAAAGAACTCAACGTCATCGCCGGCCGCCACAGCGTCGGGAGAAACGACATGATGGAAGACCGGATCCTCGGCCTGAAGGCCAGAGAGAACTACGAGCACCCGGCCGCCACCGTCCTCCTCGCCGCCCACCACGATCTGGAGCGGCTGGTGCTCACCCGCCAGGAACTCGCCTTCAAGCAGGTCATCGACGCGAAGTGGTCGGAACTCGCCTACATGGGTCTGGTCCACGAACCGCTGTACGCCGACCTCAACGCCTTCGTCGACACCACCCAGGAGCGGGTCACCGGTACGGTCGACTGCATGCTCTTCAAGGGTGGGGTGCACATCATGGGCCGGAGCGCACCGCAGGCGCTGTACTCCGACGACCTGGTCTCCTTCGACTCAAAGACCATCGATCAGTGCGACGCCGTCGGGGTCTCGAAGTACTTCGGGATGCAGGCGAGGCTCCTCCAGAAGGTCAGGAAGAACTAA
- a CDS encoding hydrogenase maturation nickel metallochaperone HypA, protein MHEYSIAYDIFATAKRAAVENEATEVTTVKVDVGEMAMVNPEQVEFLFGVIVEDDPLFAGTRLECWTVKVRTRCECGYEGDEKFVCPQCGGLPHIVEGKEIVVTNIEIEVNES, encoded by the coding sequence ATGCACGAGTACAGCATAGCATACGACATCTTCGCCACCGCCAAACGGGCCGCGGTCGAGAACGAGGCCACTGAGGTCACGACCGTCAAGGTCGACGTCGGCGAGATGGCGATGGTGAACCCGGAACAGGTCGAGTTTCTCTTCGGGGTGATCGTGGAGGACGATCCCCTCTTTGCCGGGACACGTCTGGAGTGCTGGACGGTGAAGGTGCGTACCAGGTGCGAGTGCGGGTACGAAGGGGACGAGAAGTTTGTCTGCCCGCAGTGCGGCGGGCTCCCCCATATTGTCGAAGGAAAAGAGATCGTAGTTACCAATATCGAGATCGAAGTGAACGAATCATGA
- a CDS encoding radical SAM protein: protein MTYHHLFGPVPSRRLGVSLGVDLIPFKTCSYNCVYCECGPTTRLTVERKEYVPTDEVIRELRAYLATSPALDYLTLAGSGEPTLHTGIGEVIGMIKDEFPEYRVAVLTNGSLLSDPEVRRALLRADLVVPTLTAVSDEAFREIHRAHPSITPAAVIDGIVRFGEEYAGALWLEVFIVPGVNDGDEEVAAIARAVERIRPDKVQVNTLDRPGAAVWVRPAEKTRLREIASAITTAPVEIIDDLPSRETVGSFHLETSEFILSMVRRRPCTLDDLARITGLHRNEVGKYIQYLLEEELIEEKAEERGTFFRPRQSGPASESD from the coding sequence ATGACTTACCATCATCTCTTCGGCCCGGTCCCGTCCAGACGTCTCGGGGTCTCGCTCGGGGTCGATCTCATACCATTCAAGACCTGCTCATACAACTGTGTCTACTGCGAGTGCGGCCCGACGACTCGCCTCACCGTCGAGCGAAAAGAGTACGTCCCGACCGACGAGGTGATCCGGGAACTGCGCGCGTACCTCGCCACCTCCCCCGCCCTCGACTACCTCACTCTCGCCGGGTCAGGAGAACCGACGCTCCACACCGGGATCGGCGAGGTGATCGGGATGATCAAGGACGAGTTTCCGGAGTACCGGGTGGCCGTCCTCACCAACGGCAGCCTCCTCTCCGATCCCGAAGTGCGCCGCGCCCTTCTCAGGGCCGACCTCGTCGTCCCGACCCTCACCGCCGTCTCCGACGAGGCCTTCAGGGAGATCCACCGGGCGCACCCCTCGATCACCCCGGCGGCGGTGATCGACGGCATCGTGCGGTTCGGGGAGGAGTACGCAGGTGCACTCTGGCTCGAGGTCTTCATCGTCCCCGGCGTCAACGACGGCGACGAAGAGGTCGCCGCGATTGCAAGGGCGGTCGAACGGATCAGACCAGACAAAGTCCAGGTGAACACCCTCGACCGGCCCGGCGCCGCCGTCTGGGTCAGGCCCGCGGAGAAGACGCGGCTCAGGGAGATCGCATCTGCCATCACCACCGCACCCGTCGAGATCATCGACGACCTCCCCTCGCGCGAGACCGTGGGCTCGTTCCACCTGGAGACCTCGGAGTTCATCCTCTCCATGGTACGAAGGCGGCCCTGCACCCTCGACGACCTGGCCCGGATCACCGGGCTGCACAGAAACGAGGTCGGGAAATATATCCAGTACCTGCTCGAAGAAGAACTGATCGAAGAGAAAGCCGAAGAAAGAGGGACGTTTTTCCGCCCCAGACAATCAGGTCCGGCCTCGGAATCGGATTAA
- a CDS encoding sodium-dependent transporter, whose product MSPESTDSTKRAEWSRYGFVLAAIGSAVGLGNIWRFPYVVGENGGGAFLIPYIISFFCFGIPLMILEFTVGRGFRGSVVTAFGRLHPRLRHLGLLPFVMTLVVFSYYSVIAGWTLAYIIFSVTGYMDFKTFTSSPLPLITFFATILLAGTVVKVDLKDGIERANRYLMPMLALALLIMFVQALALPGVQAGLAYYLTPDLSVLSDPGIWVQAAGQVFFSLSIGFGVLLTYGSYLSDSAPIPRSAAVVAGADFLVALVAGVIIFPVVFSFGFDPVSGPQLAFITLPRIFSTMAFGSFFGALFFILLFVGALSSILSMVEGGVATMVDEWAWPRKKATYLVCTLAAVIGLPSALSYAGFNLTLFGAPFLDTVDLLFGILLVPVSASVICLAFSWLWNPESLLAEANKNSRFKFSRAAVYYLRYVVPLLLLVTLASTVAMTLL is encoded by the coding sequence ATGTCTCCAGAAAGTACCGATTCCACAAAACGGGCCGAGTGGTCGCGCTACGGGTTCGTCCTCGCGGCGATCGGATCGGCCGTCGGCCTTGGAAACATCTGGCGGTTCCCCTATGTCGTCGGTGAGAACGGCGGCGGAGCCTTCCTCATCCCCTATATCATCTCGTTCTTCTGCTTCGGGATCCCGCTGATGATCCTCGAGTTCACTGTCGGCAGGGGGTTCAGGGGATCGGTGGTGACCGCCTTCGGACGACTCCACCCGCGGCTGCGCCACCTCGGCCTCCTCCCCTTCGTGATGACCCTGGTGGTCTTCAGTTACTACTCGGTCATCGCCGGGTGGACGCTGGCTTATATCATCTTCTCGGTCACCGGGTACATGGACTTCAAGACTTTCACCTCCTCTCCTCTCCCCCTGATCACCTTCTTTGCGACCATCCTCCTCGCCGGAACGGTGGTGAAGGTCGACCTCAAGGACGGGATCGAGCGGGCGAACCGCTACCTCATGCCGATGCTCGCCCTCGCCCTCCTCATCATGTTCGTCCAGGCCCTCGCCCTGCCGGGCGTGCAGGCCGGACTGGCCTACTACCTCACCCCCGACCTCTCGGTCCTCTCCGACCCCGGGATCTGGGTGCAGGCCGCGGGACAGGTCTTCTTCTCCCTGAGCATCGGCTTCGGGGTGCTCCTCACCTACGGGAGTTACCTCTCCGACTCGGCGCCCATCCCGCGTTCGGCGGCGGTCGTCGCAGGCGCCGACTTCCTGGTCGCCCTCGTCGCCGGGGTCATCATCTTTCCGGTCGTCTTCTCCTTCGGCTTCGACCCGGTCTCAGGGCCGCAACTCGCCTTCATCACCCTCCCCAGGATCTTCTCGACGATGGCCTTCGGCTCATTCTTCGGAGCGCTCTTTTTTATTCTCCTTTTCGTCGGGGCGCTCTCTTCGATCCTCTCGATGGTGGAGGGTGGGGTGGCGACGATGGTCGACGAGTGGGCCTGGCCGCGGAAGAAGGCAACCTACCTCGTCTGCACCCTCGCCGCCGTCATCGGTCTCCCTTCGGCACTCAGTTATGCCGGGTTCAATCTCACCCTCTTTGGCGCACCCTTCCTGGACACCGTCGACCTCCTCTTCGGGATACTCCTGGTCCCGGTCTCGGCCTCGGTGATCTGCCTCGCCTTCTCGTGGCTCTGGAATCCCGAATCGCTTCTCGCCGAGGCGAACAAAAACAGCAGATTCAAATTTTCGAGAGCCGCGGTCTACTACCTGCGGTACGTCGTCCCCCTCCTCCTGCTCGTCACCCTCGCGAGCACCGTGGCCATGACGCTCCTCTGA
- a CDS encoding class I SAM-dependent methyltransferase encodes MEKCAGSVVPASAQHWETAESARRYLHDYGRESAGQVDRVNATLEALPLAPDSRVLEIGAGPGVLTVPIASKVAHVTAVEPSEGMMTVLQEHMNEKAVENIRCVQKCWEEVADEDLEPPYDLVLASFSLGMPEIKAAIEKMIALSSGQVCILWYAGKPQIETLYRLVWPHLHETDYSPGPKADVLFNLLYSMEIYPDVKHFDFEQVHVFESYDQMAEYFQCEHHIPFDTGNPGIRAYLETYIEEMDDWFVHSEQWPCMMFQWEA; translated from the coding sequence ATGGAAAAGTGCGCCGGTTCCGTCGTCCCCGCCTCTGCACAGCACTGGGAGACGGCCGAGAGTGCACGGCGTTATCTCCACGATTATGGCCGGGAGAGCGCCGGTCAGGTCGACCGCGTCAATGCAACTCTCGAAGCGCTGCCCCTTGCCCCTGACTCGCGGGTGCTCGAGATCGGGGCCGGGCCCGGCGTGCTGACGGTTCCCATCGCATCAAAGGTCGCTCATGTGACCGCCGTGGAACCCTCGGAAGGGATGATGACCGTGCTGCAGGAACACATGAACGAAAAGGCGGTCGAGAATATCAGGTGCGTTCAGAAGTGCTGGGAAGAGGTTGCCGACGAAGACCTCGAACCTCCCTACGATCTTGTCCTCGCCTCGTTCTCACTCGGAATGCCAGAGATCAAGGCGGCGATCGAGAAGATGATCGCACTATCCTCCGGGCAGGTATGTATCCTCTGGTATGCTGGAAAACCGCAGATCGAGACTCTCTATCGTCTGGTCTGGCCGCATCTTCACGAGACCGATTACTCCCCCGGGCCGAAGGCCGACGTCCTCTTCAACCTTCTCTATTCGATGGAGATCTATCCTGATGTGAAGCACTTCGATTTTGAACAGGTGCATGTGTTCGAGTCCTATGATCAAATGGCCGAATATTTCCAGTGCGAGCACCATATCCCCTTTGACACTGGAAATCCAGGGATAAGGGCATATCTGGAAACCTATATCGAAGAAATGGACGACTGGTTCGTGCATTCTGAACAGTGGCCCTGCATGATGTTTCAGTGGGAGGCGTAA
- a CDS encoding Hsp20/alpha crystallin family protein: MAEVKVAPVVYAMPDEDHEHLHIEVELPGVAKEDILLSMHDDSFFVRASKEGVRDVGSYASSYATCCPIDYEKAKAKYHNGLLVIDVPYKKPQERGIGIPIT; this comes from the coding sequence ATGGCCGAGGTGAAGGTCGCACCGGTGGTGTATGCGATGCCTGACGAGGACCATGAGCACCTGCACATCGAGGTGGAGTTGCCTGGCGTGGCAAAGGAGGATATTTTGTTGAGCATGCATGACGACAGTTTCTTCGTGCGGGCCTCGAAGGAGGGGGTGCGGGATGTCGGTTCGTACGCCAGTTCGTACGCCACCTGCTGCCCCATCGATTACGAGAAGGCGAAGGCGAAGTATCACAACGGGTTGCTTGTCATCGACGTCCCGTACAAGAAACCGCAGGAGCGGGGGATCGGGATCCCAATCACCTGA
- a CDS encoding archaellin/type IV pilin N-terminal domain-containing protein, giving the protein MRKIGSNDEAFTGLEAAIVLIAFVVVAAVFSYVMLGAGFFTSQKSQEVVHTSVAQTSSSMDIAGSVIGNATVNDKIGNVTFYVQLTSGGSPVDIDEVAYVLSTKDELAILEPGNANVVIDKAVKGDGDDLLEKNEMMKITVNAKGAPVDIGPSAKFTIDVKPSVGAALPIVRHAPPGIVAGEYYELV; this is encoded by the coding sequence ATGAGAAAAATCGGAAGCAATGATGAGGCATTCACCGGTCTCGAGGCTGCGATCGTCCTGATCGCGTTCGTCGTCGTGGCCGCGGTGTTCTCATACGTCATGCTCGGCGCCGGGTTCTTCACCTCGCAGAAGAGCCAGGAAGTCGTCCACACCAGTGTGGCGCAGACGAGCTCATCTATGGATATCGCGGGCTCCGTCATTGGCAACGCAACGGTTAACGACAAAATTGGAAATGTCACCTTTTATGTCCAGTTGACCTCTGGTGGTTCACCTGTTGACATTGACGAGGTTGCCTATGTTCTCTCTACGAAGGACGAACTCGCGATCCTTGAACCGGGGAACGCCAACGTCGTAATCGACAAGGCCGTCAAAGGTGACGGGGACGATCTCCTTGAGAAGAACGAGATGATGAAGATCACGGTCAATGCAAAAGGTGCCCCCGTGGACATCGGGCCCAGTGCCAAGTTCACCATCGATGTCAAGCCCTCTGTCGGTGCAGCACTGCCGATCGTGAGACACGCGCCTCCGGGCATCGTTGCCGGAGAGTATTACGAGCTCGTGTGA
- a CDS encoding sugar phosphate isomerase/epimerase family protein — protein sequence MYGISTYALYDRPLTEALDRIAALTGYVEVMDDGLHFIESAEPLLSHDLRYTIHAPSRSVNIASTLEPIRRASVEVITDCFSIAAEVNADVVIHPGYFAWEADRERARRQFGRSLDELSAAAEERSIRYAVENMAWEFFLLQTPDELPLPGDVGFVLDVGHANIRKCLPAFLDHPIAHVHLHDNDGSADTHSPVGTGTIDFAAVMEAVRRDGVDPVIEVKGIEGAIESMKRLEELYG from the coding sequence ATGTACGGGATCTCCACCTACGCCCTCTACGACCGTCCCCTCACCGAGGCGCTGGACCGGATCGCGGCCCTGACTGGATATGTCGAGGTGATGGACGACGGGCTTCACTTCATCGAGAGCGCAGAACCCCTCCTCTCCCATGACCTGCGCTACACCATCCATGCTCCCTCCCGGAGCGTCAACATCGCCAGCACCCTCGAACCGATCCGGCGGGCGAGCGTCGAGGTTATCACCGACTGTTTCTCCATTGCGGCGGAAGTGAACGCCGATGTGGTCATCCACCCGGGCTACTTCGCGTGGGAGGCCGACAGAGAGAGGGCGCGCCGGCAGTTCGGACGGTCGCTGGACGAACTCTCGGCGGCGGCGGAGGAGCGGTCGATTCGGTATGCGGTGGAGAACATGGCATGGGAGTTCTTCCTCCTCCAGACGCCCGACGAACTCCCGCTCCCCGGCGATGTGGGTTTTGTCCTCGACGTAGGGCATGCAAACATTCGGAAGTGTCTCCCTGCCTTCCTCGACCACCCGATCGCCCACGTCCATCTCCATGACAATGACGGGAGTGCCGACACGCACTCGCCGGTGGGCACCGGGACCATCGATTTCGCCGCGGTGATGGAGGCGGTCAGGAGAGACGGTGTCGACCCGGTGATCGAGGTGAAGGGGATCGAAGGCGCCATCGAGAGCATGAAGAGGCTTGAAGAGTTATATGGATAG
- a CDS encoding pyridoxamine 5'-phosphate oxidase family protein produces MVRLNEKMKEIFEKAPVYPLATASKAGEPNVAPMKSVWLVDDETVWVADNFMKKTLANLEENPRAAIYLWGPETGGCIQVKGDAKILTSGPEYEKMRAEVKAKSEKYPAKSLIVITITEVYTCAPGAGAGDELL; encoded by the coding sequence ATGGTACGTCTGAACGAGAAGATGAAGGAGATCTTTGAGAAGGCCCCGGTCTATCCGCTTGCAACCGCCTCAAAGGCGGGTGAACCGAACGTCGCACCGATGAAGTCGGTCTGGCTTGTCGACGACGAGACGGTCTGGGTCGCGGACAACTTCATGAAAAAGACCCTCGCCAACCTCGAAGAGAACCCGCGGGCCGCGATCTATCTCTGGGGGCCCGAGACCGGCGGCTGTATCCAGGTGAAGGGCGACGCAAAGATTCTCACCTCCGGGCCGGAGTACGAGAAGATGCGGGCCGAGGTGAAGGCGAAGTCGGAGAAGTACCCGGCAAAGTCGCTGATCGTCATCACGATCACCGAGGTCTACACCTGCGCTCCCGGTGCCGGTGCAGGGGACGAACTTCTTTAA
- the tsaA gene encoding tRNA (N6-threonylcarbamoyladenosine(37)-N6)-methyltransferase TrmO: protein MRRVRETEEETSEIIINMDLIETLDGIEDYSHLTVLYWAHGVPEKSRILTRVHPMGRKDIPATGVFGTCSPARPNPVLMTVVRLCGRNGNVLEVADLDAIDGSPVIDIKPYVRDFFPQHDVKIPEWMQQIQREVNRSDR from the coding sequence ATGAGACGTGTCCGTGAAACAGAAGAGGAGACTTCAGAGATCATCATCAACATGGACCTGATCGAGACCCTCGACGGTATCGAGGATTATTCTCACCTGACGGTGCTGTACTGGGCGCATGGCGTTCCTGAAAAGAGCCGGATCCTGACCCGGGTGCATCCGATGGGGAGAAAGGATATCCCTGCGACCGGAGTGTTCGGCACCTGCAGCCCCGCCCGACCAAACCCCGTGCTTATGACAGTCGTGCGTCTCTGCGGACGAAACGGGAATGTGCTGGAAGTCGCCGACCTGGACGCGATCGATGGGAGCCCGGTCATCGACATCAAACCCTATGTCAGGGACTTCTTCCCCCAGCATGATGTGAAGATCCCGGAATGGATGCAGCAGATCCAGCGTGAAGTCAACAGAAGCGATCGGTGA
- a CDS encoding HypC/HybG/HupF family hydrogenase formation chaperone, whose translation MCVAVPAEVIEKKDGNIGVVDYGDLKQEVRLDLVDVEIGEFVLVHVGFAIQKLSREEGLSTRELFKEVYAAMEE comes from the coding sequence ATGTGTGTTGCAGTTCCTGCCGAAGTGATCGAGAAAAAGGACGGCAATATCGGCGTCGTCGACTACGGTGACCTCAAACAGGAGGTCCGCCTCGACCTGGTCGATGTCGAGATCGGCGAGTTTGTCCTCGTCCATGTCGGTTTTGCCATCCAGAAGCTCAGCCGCGAGGAGGGCCTCTCTACCAGGGAGCTCTTCAAAGAAGTCTACGCAGCAATGGAAGAGTAA
- a CDS encoding PKD domain-containing protein yields MRRVSAAGTYRPGRYRIATAILILFAVLLALTGIAAGVEIPEERWQMTYDSGYNDYGYALQETNESDFILAGKVQNGSTSDMLLVKTDENGTLLWNKTYDYAAYDTANAVKETLDGGYILGGFGLIDLANASTDGAMMVRTDENGTVLWTGPTGNVSTTWEAVQDVAVCDDGGFVLTGRNNPPAAPNAAYLVKTNETGGVEWANGYMRDIDDAGYSVLQTDDGDYVFAGTSVDLTNGTTDAFLRKTNATGDLIWERYYAASEMNWSSQGAEGDFRSVKVVSTADGGYAVAGRVVFEKPETAAAAMIKTDAEGQVEWARIYTACSQTFWAEDLVERPEGGFILACHCDPPANPQNAVYLIGTNETGEIEWRNFYTIGPFENDPHAIIATADGGYAIGGETGICEDLTDLTNCTLDAFIIRLGPKEPPAPPPGPGPAPPPALNADFKAFPRSGVAPLDVAFTDLSTGSPTSWAWDFGDGKGSTAQFPTHTYTKPGVYTVSLTISDGKSADTERKVGYIKVSAEELKARLSFVPKEAEVAEGENTTYDVVMDRAEKGIAFYFMDIRLTDPAIAEIVDVEMPPWVKSGPMVSPLPADSVQLSGVKGITDPGKEKITLCTLTVRGDLAGQTDLVIDEARVLSTALDEYLLTASTGELNVTPGAFDANFTADPRNGTAPLEVNFTDTSIGSPTSWLWEFGDGNTSTEQNLTYVYNQSGLYTVNLTISDGTQTDTETKVDYINVTAAPTVLAANFTADPQNGTAPLEVNFTDLSEGAPTSWLWDFGDGNTSTEQNPTNVYAAPGVYTVNLTVSDGTTEDSLERQDYIEVTAPPIVLAANFSATPTSGAAPLEVAFTDTSEGAPTSWLWDFGDGNTSTEQNPTNIYAAPGVYTVNLTVSDGTTEDSFERQDYIEVTAPVVPLSADFSATPTSGPAPLAVAFTDLSVGAVTSWLWEFGDGNTSTEPAPTYTFPAAGTYAVSLTVSDGTETDTETKAGYITVTPGEEITPEEEVTPEEEVTPEEVITPEEEVTPEEEMTPEETI; encoded by the coding sequence ATGAGAAGAGTATCCGCGGCCGGGACGTACCGGCCGGGAAGGTACAGGATAGCGACAGCCATCCTGATCCTGTTCGCGGTCCTGCTCGCCCTGACCGGCATTGCAGCAGGCGTGGAGATCCCGGAAGAGCGCTGGCAGATGACCTACGACTCGGGTTACAACGACTACGGCTATGCGCTCCAGGAGACCAACGAGAGCGATTTCATCCTTGCCGGGAAGGTGCAGAATGGTTCGACCAGCGACATGCTGCTGGTAAAGACCGACGAGAACGGCACACTGCTCTGGAACAAGACCTACGACTACGCCGCATACGACACGGCGAACGCGGTGAAGGAGACCCTCGACGGGGGCTATATCCTGGGGGGCTTCGGACTCATCGACCTGGCGAATGCATCGACCGACGGGGCGATGATGGTCAGGACCGACGAGAACGGCACCGTGCTCTGGACCGGGCCGACCGGGAACGTGAGCACCACCTGGGAGGCGGTCCAGGATGTCGCGGTCTGCGATGACGGGGGCTTTGTCCTGACCGGCCGGAACAACCCGCCGGCAGCGCCGAATGCCGCGTATCTGGTGAAGACCAACGAGACCGGCGGCGTGGAGTGGGCGAATGGATACATGAGGGACATCGACGATGCCGGGTACTCGGTCCTGCAGACCGATGACGGGGACTATGTCTTCGCCGGGACGTCGGTCGACCTGACCAACGGGACGACTGACGCCTTCCTCAGAAAGACCAACGCCACCGGCGATCTGATCTGGGAGCGGTACTACGCGGCCAGTGAGATGAACTGGTCCTCGCAGGGGGCCGAGGGCGACTTCAGGTCGGTGAAGGTGGTCTCGACCGCCGACGGGGGGTACGCCGTCGCGGGCAGGGTCGTCTTCGAGAAACCCGAGACTGCGGCCGCCGCGATGATCAAGACCGACGCCGAGGGGCAGGTCGAGTGGGCCAGGATCTATACCGCCTGTTCGCAGACTTTCTGGGCGGAAGACCTTGTCGAGAGACCTGAAGGCGGTTTTATCCTTGCATGCCACTGCGACCCGCCAGCCAACCCGCAGAACGCCGTCTATCTTATCGGGACCAACGAGACCGGCGAGATCGAGTGGCGGAACTTCTACACCATCGGTCCGTTCGAGAACGATCCGCACGCCATCATAGCGACTGCCGACGGCGGCTATGCGATCGGAGGCGAGACCGGGATCTGTGAGGATCTCACCGACCTCACGAACTGCACGCTCGACGCCTTCATCATCAGGCTCGGACCGAAAGAGCCACCGGCGCCACCGCCCGGACCAGGGCCCGCGCCGCCGCCGGCGCTGAACGCGGACTTCAAGGCCTTCCCGAGGAGCGGTGTCGCCCCGCTGGACGTGGCGTTCACCGACCTCTCGACCGGATCGCCGACGTCGTGGGCCTGGGACTTCGGCGACGGGAAAGGGTCGACGGCCCAGTTCCCGACGCACACCTACACGAAACCGGGGGTTTACACCGTCTCGTTGACTATCTCGGACGGCAAATCGGCCGATACCGAGAGGAAGGTCGGGTACATCAAGGTCTCTGCAGAAGAACTCAAGGCGCGACTCTCCTTTGTCCCGAAAGAGGCAGAGGTGGCCGAGGGGGAGAACACCACCTATGACGTCGTGATGGACCGGGCCGAGAAGGGGATCGCCTTCTACTTCATGGACATCAGACTCACCGACCCGGCGATCGCCGAGATCGTGGACGTCGAGATGCCGCCCTGGGTGAAGTCAGGGCCCATGGTCTCGCCGCTGCCGGCAGACTCGGTCCAGCTCTCGGGCGTCAAGGGGATCACCGATCCCGGGAAAGAGAAGATCACGCTCTGCACCCTGACGGTCCGCGGCGACCTTGCCGGCCAGACCGATCTCGTCATCGATGAGGCGCGGGTCCTGAGCACGGCGCTGGACGAGTATCTGCTCACGGCCAGTACGGGAGAACTCAATGTCACACCCGGGGCCTTCGACGCGAACTTCACGGCCGACCCGCGGAACGGCACTGCACCGCTGGAGGTGAACTTCACCGACACCTCGATCGGATCGCCGACGTCCTGGCTGTGGGAGTTCGGCGACGGGAACACCTCGACCGAGCAGAACCTGACCTATGTCTACAATCAGTCTGGCCTGTACACCGTGAACCTGACCATCTCTGACGGGACGCAGACCGACACCGAGACAAAGGTGGACTACATCAACGTCACCGCCGCACCGACGGTGCTCGCCGCAAATTTCACGGCCGATCCGCAGAACGGCACCGCACCGCTGGAGGTGAACTTCACCGATCTCTCGGAGGGTGCACCGACGTCCTGGCTGTGGGACTTCGGTGACGGGAACACCTCGACCGAGCAGAACCCGACCAATGTCTATGCGGCGCCCGGAGTGTACACCGTGAACCTCACGGTCTCGGACGGGACAACGGAAGACTCGCTCGAGCGCCAGGACTACATCGAGGTCACGGCACCGCCGATCGTGCTCGCCGCAAACTTCAGCGCCACGCCGACCTCAGGAGCCGCACCGCTGGAGGTAGCGTTCACTGACACCTCGGAGGGTGCACCGACGTCGTGGCTGTGGGACTTCGGCGACGGGAACACCTCGACCGAGCAGAACCCGACCAATATCTATGCAGCACCCGGAGTGTACACCGTGAACCTCACGGTCTCTGACGGGACGACCGAGGACTCGTTCGAACGGCAGGACTACATCGAGGTGACGGCACCGGTGGTCCCACTCTCCGCCGACTTCAGTGCCACACCGACCTCGGGCCCCGCGCCGCTTGCGGTAGCCTTCACCGATCTCTCGGTCGGTGCGGTGACGTCATGGCTGTGGGAGTTCGGCGACGGGAACACCTCGACCGAACCGGCGCCGACCTACACCTTCCCCGCTGCTGGTACCTATGCTGTCTCATTGACGGTCTCCGACGGGACCGAGACCGATACCGAGACGAAGGCGGGGTACATCACCGTCACGCCAGGAGAGGAGATCACGCCCGAGGAGGAAGTGACACCGGAAGAAGAGGTGACGCCTGAGGAGGTGATCACGCCAGAAGAGGAAGTGACACCGGAAGAAGAAATGACGCCTGAAGAGACGATCTGA